The following coding sequences lie in one Nocardioides sambongensis genomic window:
- a CDS encoding TadE/TadG family type IV pilus assembly protein produces MSKLRPGRWSRRYERGSASIQLVILLPALFGILFLGMQAALYHHARTVAIAAAQEGARAAAAEHGTATNGVRDAKSFIAEAGGNDVLPHSSASASRTPTTVTVTVTGRSLSVIPGWNPLIRQSASAPIEQVTAP; encoded by the coding sequence ATGTCAAAGCTCAGGCCGGGGCGCTGGAGTAGGCGGTACGAGCGCGGCTCCGCGTCGATCCAGCTCGTCATCCTGCTCCCGGCACTGTTCGGCATCCTTTTCCTGGGCATGCAGGCCGCGCTCTACCACCACGCCCGCACCGTCGCCATCGCGGCGGCCCAAGAAGGTGCCCGCGCGGCGGCAGCCGAGCACGGAACCGCCACGAACGGCGTGCGCGACGCGAAGTCCTTCATCGCCGAAGCCGGCGGGAACGACGTACTGCCCCACTCCTCAGCATCCGCCTCACGCACACCCACGACCGTCACCGTGACCGTCACCGGGAGAAGCCTCAGCGTGATCCCCGGCTGGAACCCCCTGATCCGGCAGAGCGCCAGCGCGCCGATCGAACAGGTCACCGCGCCGTGA
- a CDS encoding TadE family protein produces the protein MSRIGTRPARGSAAVEAALVVPAFLLLVGLIVYGGRTAITHQSLETAASNAARSGSIERSAPEAARAAEAAARTSIAKQDIPCVTVHVTSDLSGFRTPVGTDATFDVTVSCRLDLSDLAVPGVPGSRVLTASISSPIDTWRERS, from the coding sequence GTGAGCCGTATCGGAACACGTCCCGCGCGGGGCTCCGCGGCAGTCGAGGCGGCGCTCGTCGTACCGGCCTTCCTCCTGCTGGTCGGTCTGATCGTGTACGGCGGACGCACCGCCATCACCCATCAGTCCCTCGAAACCGCCGCGAGCAATGCCGCACGCTCGGGCTCCATCGAACGATCCGCCCCTGAAGCCGCCAGAGCGGCGGAGGCGGCCGCCCGCACGAGCATCGCGAAGCAAGACATCCCCTGCGTCACCGTTCACGTCACCTCCGACCTGTCCGGGTTCCGCACCCCGGTCGGCACCGACGCGACGTTCGACGTCACCGTCTCCTGCCGCCTCGACCTCTCCGACCTCGCGGTCCCCGGGGTGCCCGGCAGCCGGGTGCTGACCGCATCGATATCCAGCCCCATCGACACCTGGCGGGAACGGTCGTGA
- a CDS encoding TadE/TadG family type IV pilus assembly protein: MNRDDERGSVSVWVATATVAMIVLVGLAVDLGGQVHTRQRVHDVAAQAARAGGEQVQAAPAVQGRYVRIDAGSARSAAQEYLRAAGVSGTVTITAGDTITVTVRDTYDTQFLPIIGVRRLEVGATASARLVRTLGGSEQ; encoded by the coding sequence GTGAACCGCGACGACGAGCGCGGCTCGGTGAGCGTGTGGGTAGCGACCGCCACGGTCGCGATGATCGTGCTCGTCGGCCTGGCCGTTGATCTCGGCGGACAGGTCCACACCCGCCAGCGAGTCCACGACGTCGCCGCCCAGGCCGCCCGCGCCGGCGGCGAGCAGGTGCAGGCAGCACCAGCGGTCCAAGGTCGATACGTGAGGATCGACGCCGGATCGGCACGGTCCGCCGCTCAGGAGTACCTCCGCGCCGCCGGCGTGAGCGGCACCGTCACCATCACCGCCGGCGACACCATCACGGTCACCGTCCGCGACACCTACGACACGCAGTTCCTCCCGATCATCGGCGTCCGTCGCCTCGAGGTCGGCGCGACCGCCTCTGCACGTCTGGTTCGCACCCTTGGAGGGTCCGAACAATGA
- a CDS encoding type II secretion system F family protein, producing the protein MTTGLQLMLLAGGLVGLGVALLIVRLAPAQPDLVDALARLGASHQTPIRPPATKVHGKERVGRWAMQVLPPGLWFRTPHRELALLRIPLAHFYGDKLTFAALGLLIPPLLAWFFGLLGLGFPFVVPAFGSLALAAVMFFVPNYNAIDDARRARVEFSRALSAYIELVALERNNGSGARQAMEAAAASGDSWVFTRLSEELARSRWSGLPPWDALHTLADELGLPELDDFADIMRLSGEEGAGVYNSLRARASAMRTAMLTDEIAEANAVGERMTLPGSLLGVIFMALLVAPSLLRMFGHT; encoded by the coding sequence ATGACCACCGGCCTCCAGCTCATGCTCCTCGCCGGCGGTCTCGTGGGCCTCGGCGTCGCGCTCCTGATCGTGCGACTGGCGCCGGCACAGCCCGACCTCGTCGATGCGCTGGCCAGGCTGGGGGCCTCCCATCAGACACCGATACGCCCGCCTGCTACCAAAGTTCACGGCAAGGAGCGCGTGGGCAGGTGGGCGATGCAGGTGCTGCCGCCCGGCCTGTGGTTCCGCACTCCCCATCGCGAGCTCGCCCTGCTCCGGATTCCGCTGGCCCACTTCTACGGCGACAAACTGACGTTCGCGGCGCTCGGGCTCCTCATCCCACCCCTGCTGGCGTGGTTCTTCGGCCTGCTCGGCCTGGGGTTCCCCTTCGTCGTACCGGCGTTCGGGTCGTTGGCGCTGGCCGCGGTCATGTTCTTCGTGCCCAACTACAACGCGATCGACGACGCCCGGCGAGCCCGCGTCGAGTTCAGCCGCGCGCTGAGCGCCTACATCGAGCTCGTTGCACTGGAACGCAACAACGGGTCCGGTGCACGCCAGGCGATGGAGGCCGCGGCAGCCAGCGGCGACTCCTGGGTCTTCACCCGCCTCAGCGAGGAACTCGCCCGATCGCGCTGGTCGGGCTTGCCGCCCTGGGACGCGCTCCACACGCTCGCGGACGAGCTCGGACTCCCCGAGCTCGACGACTTCGCCGACATCATGCGCCTCTCCGGGGAGGAAGGCGCCGGGGTCTACAACAGCCTGCGCGCCCGAGCGAGCGCGATGCGCACGGCCATGCTGACCGACGAGATCGCCGAAGCCAACGCTGTCGGCGAGCGCATGACGCTGCCCGGATCACTGCTCGGCGTGATCTTCATGGCGCTCCTCGTCGCGCCTTCGCTCCTCCGGATGTTCGGACACACCTGA
- a CDS encoding bifunctional DNA primase/polymerase, with translation MRYATADLPVFPCAPGAKRPLTKSGFHDATTSARTVAEWWRRTPEANIGIPTGRLSGMDVVDVDVHGSGSGYPAFERARAAGISDGWAWLVRTPSGGMHAYYLRSARGDAVRGGEQRSWQAPSAHVDFRGDGGYVVAPPSRLSIDGVRTAYAVIATATHEARPLDAQRLRNLLEPPRPAPPRAPTRALGSPEGLANYVASRPEGERNRGLFWAACRMVEEGHGFDTTRSILGDAARSAGLPERETESTIRSAYRIAQPGSTSRTVAPQSTAVTL, from the coding sequence ATGCGATACGCAACCGCCGATCTCCCGGTCTTTCCTTGTGCGCCTGGAGCCAAACGGCCGCTTACGAAGAGCGGATTCCACGACGCAACCACATCTGCACGAACGGTAGCCGAGTGGTGGCGTCGTACGCCCGAGGCGAACATCGGCATCCCGACGGGACGGCTGTCGGGAATGGATGTGGTGGATGTCGATGTTCATGGATCCGGAAGTGGGTATCCGGCGTTCGAGCGTGCTCGTGCGGCGGGGATTTCTGATGGGTGGGCCTGGCTGGTTCGGACTCCGTCGGGCGGAATGCATGCGTACTACCTCCGCTCCGCCCGGGGTGACGCTGTCAGAGGCGGCGAGCAGAGGTCGTGGCAAGCGCCGTCGGCTCACGTCGACTTCCGAGGCGACGGTGGATACGTCGTCGCCCCGCCGTCGCGCCTGAGTATCGACGGCGTCCGAACCGCCTATGCGGTGATCGCGACCGCGACCCACGAGGCCCGTCCGCTCGACGCTCAACGTCTGCGGAATCTTCTCGAACCGCCACGACCGGCTCCCCCGCGAGCGCCTACCCGGGCGTTGGGTAGTCCGGAGGGTCTGGCGAACTACGTCGCCTCACGTCCCGAGGGCGAACGCAACCGAGGGTTGTTCTGGGCGGCATGCCGGATGGTGGAGGAGGGCCACGGGTTCGACACGACCCGCTCGATCCTCGGTGATGCCGCGCGGTCTGCGGGGCTGCCCGAGCGCGAGACCGAGTCGACGATTCGGTCGGCGTACCGAATCGCCCAACCAGGTTCCACGAGTCGCACCGTCGCGCCTCAGTCGACGGCGGTGACGCTGTGA
- a CDS encoding serine/arginine repetitive matrix protein 2 yields the protein MSTDYRTSEGLRALLMRLDADGADAWRDDREARDLMCFAMEKYGALAHRHGMEAEDAAYAAFEVLRTPAVRRAEDPWAVVTRAVQVTLIADERAAGLVCSTAAARHLVHHDCHDARRIFDRDDLLCNYHPVFQLPAAEDEAELDPDDTPASTADEPTNAFQAIDIAVALFVRLGWPPQTARFALEYICTRLVLAGSRSTAHEYLRRDYHALAQLDLDRRGWAALLRVVLGSPEPHLAHTRVGHGVLQRILCDERQAELLRDDDLVLAIIRAIPGRARSSHA from the coding sequence TTGAGCACCGACTACCGAACCTCTGAAGGCCTCCGAGCGCTGCTAATGCGCCTCGACGCCGACGGCGCGGACGCGTGGCGCGACGACCGGGAGGCACGCGACCTGATGTGCTTCGCAATGGAGAAGTACGGCGCCCTGGCGCACCGCCACGGCATGGAGGCCGAGGACGCCGCCTATGCAGCGTTCGAGGTATTGCGCACTCCGGCCGTCCGACGGGCCGAGGACCCGTGGGCCGTGGTCACCCGTGCGGTGCAGGTGACGCTGATCGCGGACGAACGCGCCGCTGGACTGGTGTGCTCCACCGCGGCCGCGCGCCACCTGGTCCATCACGACTGCCACGACGCCCGACGGATCTTCGACCGCGACGACCTGCTGTGCAACTACCACCCCGTCTTCCAGCTGCCTGCCGCCGAAGACGAGGCCGAACTCGACCCCGACGACACACCTGCAAGCACGGCAGACGAGCCGACCAACGCCTTCCAGGCGATCGACATCGCAGTCGCTCTGTTCGTCCGTCTCGGGTGGCCCCCGCAGACCGCTCGCTTCGCGCTGGAGTACATCTGCACCCGCCTGGTGCTGGCGGGCAGCCGCTCCACTGCGCACGAGTACCTCCGCCGCGACTACCACGCGCTGGCACAGCTCGACCTCGACCGCCGCGGATGGGCCGCGCTCCTGCGGGTGGTCCTCGGCAGCCCCGAGCCCCACCTCGCTCACACCCGCGTCGGGCACGGCGTACTGCAGCGAATCCTGTGCGACGAGCGGCAGGCAGAGCTCCTGCGCGATGACGACCTCGTGCTCGCGATCATCAGAGCCATCCCCGGTCGGGCCCGGAGCTCCCATGCCTGA
- a CDS encoding LysM peptidoglycan-binding domain-containing protein has product MVLGIVAWCAWAVIAACVVLDLGARINGTSVRRIPGLLLPQLTAGRLITLSALLFISLPAPIANRASVPPTDLTTSAATAAPAAAPTKAPVPVSKPSTAEVAPSAAPDTRPTRPTRPTQTYVVKRGDSLWRIAEQHLGNGRRYDEIVALNGQLLNGEPDFITPGTVLRLPAAEQPDGSTYVVQQGDTLSEIAEERIGDAAAYPRIVEASDDTVQPDGARLRDPDLIRPGWNLTIPHHGPPSTTEPDGGSATQNVPPRPGRGDATRTPAPPPAPGAHPADAPTSPPSSSEATSDVVPGWVLPGLTGTGAVLAGSLLLVLRQHRRTQLRYRRPGRIVAPPPDELRPAEKTAQVTGSVSAPKVDVLDRALRDLAAAGPAPRVEIAFLDDDLISLSLAQEQALPPPWTGAGRSWKVPLTADFTRADGTDPPYPLLVSVGAAEGRLVLVNLEELRCTSLTGQPSRCLDLGRHIAAELSLNPWATLVEIDTLGLGTELATIDPLRLHTHEAEDAHFLEQLTAELESEATDIEPDRFRALVATTSHNDPDRVRRIAKIVSNRDGRPATAVMAIGRVPLVDDVQLTVDSEGRASLPRLDLTFTAAGLSADEAAACAAIVDLTRDVDDAPIPVDTNDSGRLTDQSGALRNEVTEPRTHEPPGDESLLPDTTEAYVQKAATTSDDIERLAPVVPAAVKKVVLEKDPTLDAAVSRWFDAGEPVPRLMLLGPVNARGTGDAKAVARRKPYYVELLAYLALHPHGVTSSQVGDAFGIRPDRARTDLAMIRRWLGTNPTTGTQFLPSARSQQRRGAAGGAIYRLEGVLTDVDIFRRLRARGQARGGAGIEDLATALRLVSGEPFTATRPAGWSWLLDEDRLDHIMTCAIVDVAHIVTTHALATNDLQLARFATDVSHLAAPDDEVAQLDRIEVARASGRVDIADRVVAERILNRADDILGAVETSSRTRAVLEHPGAASAS; this is encoded by the coding sequence GTGGTGCTCGGGATCGTGGCATGGTGCGCGTGGGCGGTGATCGCTGCTTGCGTCGTCCTCGACCTGGGTGCCCGCATCAACGGGACATCGGTCCGTCGCATCCCAGGTCTCCTGCTCCCGCAACTCACCGCCGGACGCCTCATCACGCTCTCCGCGCTGCTGTTCATATCGCTCCCCGCGCCCATTGCGAACCGAGCGTCAGTGCCCCCGACCGACCTCACCACTTCCGCAGCAACTGCCGCCCCGGCTGCCGCACCGACCAAGGCCCCCGTGCCTGTGTCGAAGCCGTCCACCGCGGAGGTTGCCCCGAGCGCTGCGCCCGACACCCGACCCACCCGACCCACCCGACCCACCCAGACCTACGTCGTCAAGCGCGGCGACAGCCTGTGGCGCATCGCCGAACAGCACCTCGGCAACGGCCGCAGATACGACGAGATCGTCGCCCTCAATGGCCAGCTCCTCAACGGCGAACCCGACTTCATCACACCGGGCACCGTCCTCCGGCTCCCCGCCGCCGAGCAGCCAGACGGCAGCACCTACGTGGTGCAGCAGGGCGACACCCTCTCCGAGATCGCCGAAGAGCGCATCGGAGACGCGGCTGCCTACCCGCGGATCGTGGAGGCCTCCGACGACACCGTGCAACCGGACGGCGCACGACTCCGTGATCCGGACCTGATCAGACCTGGATGGAACCTCACCATCCCGCACCACGGGCCACCATCGACGACGGAGCCTGATGGCGGATCAGCCACACAGAACGTGCCTCCCCGGCCAGGCCGCGGCGACGCCACCCGAACTCCAGCCCCGCCCCCTGCTCCTGGCGCTCATCCTGCCGATGCGCCGACATCGCCGCCGTCGTCGTCGGAGGCCACTTCCGACGTCGTACCGGGCTGGGTGTTGCCAGGCCTCACCGGCACCGGCGCCGTCCTCGCCGGCTCGCTCCTCCTCGTCTTGCGCCAGCACCGCCGTACCCAACTCCGCTACCGACGCCCCGGCCGCATCGTCGCCCCGCCGCCCGACGAACTCAGACCAGCGGAGAAGACGGCCCAGGTCACCGGAAGCGTCAGCGCACCGAAGGTCGACGTCCTCGACCGCGCGCTGCGCGATCTCGCAGCCGCAGGTCCTGCCCCACGGGTCGAGATCGCGTTCCTCGACGACGACCTGATCTCGCTGTCCCTCGCCCAGGAACAGGCCCTGCCACCACCCTGGACTGGGGCCGGACGGTCCTGGAAGGTGCCGCTCACCGCGGACTTCACGCGCGCCGACGGCACAGACCCGCCGTATCCACTGCTCGTCAGCGTCGGCGCCGCAGAAGGTCGGCTGGTGTTGGTGAACCTCGAGGAACTGCGCTGCACCTCCCTCACCGGCCAGCCGTCGCGCTGCCTCGACCTCGGACGCCACATCGCCGCCGAACTGTCCCTCAACCCCTGGGCGACCCTCGTGGAGATCGACACACTCGGCCTGGGCACCGAACTCGCCACCATCGACCCGCTACGCCTCCACACCCACGAAGCCGAGGACGCACACTTCCTCGAACAACTCACCGCAGAGCTCGAGTCCGAGGCGACCGACATCGAACCCGACCGCTTCCGCGCCCTCGTCGCCACCACTTCCCACAACGACCCCGACCGCGTACGACGCATCGCCAAGATCGTCAGCAACCGCGACGGTCGCCCCGCAACCGCGGTGATGGCCATCGGACGTGTGCCGCTCGTGGACGACGTACAGCTGACGGTCGACAGCGAAGGACGAGCCTCACTCCCCCGGCTCGACCTCACCTTCACCGCGGCCGGACTGAGCGCTGACGAAGCCGCCGCATGCGCCGCCATCGTCGACCTCACGCGCGATGTCGACGACGCACCCATCCCCGTCGACACCAACGACAGCGGCAGACTCACCGACCAATCCGGCGCGCTACGCAACGAAGTCACCGAACCACGGACCCACGAACCGCCGGGCGATGAATCACTGCTGCCCGACACCACCGAGGCCTACGTACAAAAGGCAGCCACCACCTCCGACGACATCGAAAGGCTCGCTCCCGTCGTCCCCGCAGCGGTCAAGAAAGTAGTCCTCGAAAAGGACCCGACTCTGGATGCAGCCGTGTCCCGCTGGTTCGACGCGGGCGAGCCAGTGCCGCGGCTCATGCTCCTCGGCCCCGTCAACGCCCGCGGGACCGGCGACGCCAAAGCCGTCGCACGACGCAAGCCCTACTACGTCGAACTCCTCGCCTACCTCGCCCTCCACCCGCACGGCGTCACCAGCAGCCAAGTCGGCGATGCCTTCGGCATCCGCCCGGACCGCGCCCGCACCGACCTCGCCATGATCCGCCGCTGGCTCGGCACCAACCCCACCACCGGTACGCAGTTCCTACCAAGTGCACGATCACAGCAACGACGCGGCGCTGCAGGCGGCGCGATCTACCGGCTCGAAGGCGTCCTCACCGACGTCGACATCTTCCGCCGCCTCCGCGCCCGCGGCCAGGCCCGTGGTGGAGCCGGGATCGAGGACCTCGCCACCGCCCTCCGCCTGGTCTCCGGCGAACCATTCACCGCCACCCGCCCCGCCGGATGGAGCTGGCTCCTCGACGAAGACCGCCTCGACCACATCATGACCTGCGCCATCGTCGACGTCGCCCACATCGTCACCACCCATGCCCTCGCCACCAACGACCTCCAACTCGCCCGGTTCGCTACGGACGTATCTCACCTTGCCGCGCCGGACGACGAGGTCGCCCAGCTCGACCGGATCGAAGTCGCCCGAGCGTCCGGGCGTGTCGACATCGCAGACCGGGTGGTCGCGGAGCGCATCCTCAACCGAGCTGACGACATACTCGGCGCGGTTGAGACGTCCTCACGCACTCGCGCCGTGCTGGAACACCCAGGCGCTGCTTCCGCATCCTGA
- a CDS encoding type II secretion system F family protein has translation MIPLIPALAGALLVAGLLGLVAGLRRTPVDEGTPRRSTPRRASWRSMSRRTRLMLIGGVAGGVLAWTITGIPLAVVLGPIAAVGIPALLAPPNGAARIERLEAMEEWTRALSGVLTVGVGLEQALIATLRSCPAPIATEVTTLVARIRARWSTEDALRAFADDLDDATGDLIAANLILGARRRGSGLSSVLEGLAESVSADVRARRQIEADWAKPRATARWVTLISASVLVVLALSGSYVDPYRDPLGQIVLVLLLTMYVATLVWMRRMAAGRPLPRFLRTAAEATP, from the coding sequence GTGATCCCGCTCATCCCGGCACTCGCGGGAGCACTCCTCGTCGCAGGACTGCTCGGTCTGGTCGCGGGTCTACGCCGCACACCCGTCGACGAAGGCACCCCACGACGCTCGACCCCGCGACGTGCGAGTTGGCGGTCCATGTCGCGTCGTACCCGCTTGATGCTGATCGGTGGCGTCGCCGGCGGCGTCCTCGCCTGGACCATCACCGGCATCCCCCTCGCGGTGGTCCTCGGCCCGATCGCCGCCGTCGGGATACCCGCGCTCCTCGCGCCGCCCAACGGCGCAGCCCGCATCGAACGGCTCGAAGCGATGGAGGAGTGGACACGTGCACTCTCCGGCGTGCTCACCGTCGGCGTCGGACTCGAACAAGCACTCATCGCCACCCTGCGCTCCTGCCCAGCACCCATCGCCACCGAGGTGACCACCCTCGTCGCGCGGATTCGGGCGCGCTGGTCGACCGAGGACGCGCTCCGCGCCTTCGCCGACGACCTCGACGACGCCACCGGCGATCTGATCGCCGCGAACCTGATCCTCGGCGCGCGGCGGCGCGGGTCCGGCCTCTCCAGCGTGCTGGAAGGGCTCGCCGAGTCGGTCTCGGCCGATGTGCGGGCACGCCGTCAGATCGAGGCCGACTGGGCCAAGCCACGAGCCACCGCACGGTGGGTGACGCTGATCAGCGCCTCGGTACTGGTGGTGCTCGCACTGTCCGGGTCCTACGTGGACCCCTACCGCGACCCGCTCGGACAGATCGTCCTGGTCCTTCTCCTGACCATGTACGTCGCCACGCTCGTCTGGATGCGCCGAATGGCAGCTGGGCGTCCTCTCCCCCGCTTCCTCCGCACTGCCGCTGAGGCAACGCCATGA
- a CDS encoding ParB N-terminal domain-containing protein: MHRTDIGDLEPLKASIERLGLLQPITIAPDGTLICGRRRLEAIRELGWTTVKVWVRTGLSDRLHSLLAWQDENTLHKPLTELEAARLFRELNAAMKEDSQRRQEATQFKGSMDTEDRTDATSEGETESGRGDGGVESTPPSSLAGKTRSQAARAVTGVDSHQRLERINDLADLASDTAVALKIREVAQAGLDEIDAGKPVAPIYEHVMALKREEDEAELDRLAREALERVKQPRSRRKVSKEVAQRKRSVRGFVHTWTDMNGWSARYDAEEIGVLLDDEQWALFERVVDETAAFHRAAADARSARVTSTVAAS, encoded by the coding sequence GTGCACCGCACCGACATCGGAGACCTCGAGCCGCTGAAGGCGTCGATCGAGCGACTGGGCCTCCTCCAGCCGATCACCATCGCGCCCGACGGCACGCTCATCTGCGGTCGACGACGCCTCGAAGCCATCCGCGAACTCGGATGGACGACGGTGAAGGTCTGGGTGCGCACCGGGCTCTCCGACCGGCTGCACAGCCTGCTGGCGTGGCAGGACGAGAACACCCTGCACAAGCCGCTGACCGAGCTCGAAGCAGCTCGACTCTTCCGAGAGCTCAACGCGGCCATGAAGGAGGACAGCCAGCGCCGCCAGGAAGCCACCCAGTTCAAAGGCTCCATGGACACCGAAGACCGGACCGATGCGACCTCCGAAGGTGAAACTGAAAGCGGCAGAGGTGACGGTGGTGTTGAGTCAACACCACCGTCGTCGCTGGCCGGGAAGACACGCTCCCAGGCGGCTCGGGCGGTCACCGGAGTGGATTCCCATCAGCGGCTGGAGCGCATCAACGACCTCGCCGACCTCGCCAGCGACACCGCCGTGGCGCTCAAGATCCGAGAGGTGGCCCAGGCCGGGCTGGACGAGATCGATGCCGGCAAGCCCGTCGCCCCGATCTACGAACACGTCATGGCGTTGAAGCGGGAGGAGGACGAGGCCGAGCTCGACCGGCTCGCGCGGGAGGCGCTCGAACGGGTCAAACAGCCGCGGTCTCGTCGCAAGGTCTCCAAGGAGGTGGCCCAGCGCAAGCGATCGGTCCGGGGTTTCGTTCACACCTGGACCGACATGAACGGATGGTCTGCCAGGTACGACGCCGAGGAGATCGGCGTCCTGCTCGATGACGAACAGTGGGCGCTGTTCGAGCGCGTTGTCGACGAGACCGCTGCGTTTCACCGTGCGGCCGCGGACGCGCGGTCGGCGCGGGTGACGAGTACCGTCGCGGCGAGCTGA
- a CDS encoding M23 family metallopeptidase, with amino-acid sequence MIKVVVGLSLTGLLLGPAAVLIGIGVLLNPAAQATCPTPVGNVSIGPVPNQFTGRLADGTRVTLGRQQLRHAAIIIAIGSQTAGVGSDGITVALMAGLTESWLRMLANPTAYPESTRYPNDGSGADSDSLGIFQMRPTAGWGTVPELMDPTYQARAFYGGANGPNHGSPRGLLDIPGWRAMSKGAAAQAVEVSAYPDRYTNTMPLALTILDRLTSTSPRATNLPPTSRVVFPLPQGTWHKTSTYGPRIDPITGDRSVHTGVDYAAPAGTPILAIADGTVLFAGAVSSGYAHLILIQHRIGGRQLVSGYAHMYADGIDVRKGQTITAGQRIGVVGADGKATGPHLHFEIRVGGPNGSTINPEPWLAHHDAAEGPPASSGDTAECAPDSPARPALPFPGGNPNRLVDDPTTGGRITARMAYVLGQARRQFPTSQWSCWRSDNPVSDHPHGRACDGTFGNPIGTRATGPALDLGWRVTNWLQTNARTLGVAYLIWQGKIWSVARADEGWRSYDGGGRYNPADVTGGHWDHLHLSVS; translated from the coding sequence GTGATCAAGGTCGTGGTCGGGCTCAGCCTGACCGGGCTGCTGTTGGGGCCGGCGGCAGTCCTGATCGGGATCGGGGTGCTCCTCAACCCCGCTGCGCAGGCCACCTGCCCCACTCCGGTCGGCAATGTCTCGATCGGCCCGGTACCCAACCAGTTCACCGGCCGCCTCGCCGACGGCACCCGCGTCACGCTCGGCCGCCAACAGCTACGGCACGCGGCCATCATCATCGCTATCGGCAGCCAGACTGCCGGCGTCGGTTCCGACGGCATCACCGTCGCGCTGATGGCCGGGCTGACCGAGTCCTGGCTCAGGATGCTCGCCAACCCCACGGCGTACCCCGAGTCCACGCGCTATCCCAACGACGGCAGCGGCGCCGACAGCGACTCGCTCGGCATCTTCCAGATGCGCCCCACTGCCGGATGGGGCACCGTTCCGGAACTGATGGACCCGACCTACCAGGCACGCGCCTTCTACGGCGGAGCCAACGGCCCGAACCACGGCTCTCCGCGCGGCCTCCTCGATATCCCCGGATGGCGAGCAATGTCCAAGGGCGCGGCAGCGCAGGCAGTCGAGGTCTCGGCGTACCCCGACCGCTACACGAACACGATGCCCCTCGCCCTCACGATCCTCGACCGGCTGACATCCACATCACCACGGGCCACCAACCTGCCGCCCACCTCACGCGTCGTCTTCCCACTCCCCCAAGGCACCTGGCACAAGACATCCACCTACGGCCCACGGATCGACCCGATCACCGGCGACCGCTCCGTCCACACCGGCGTCGACTACGCCGCGCCCGCCGGCACACCCATCCTCGCCATCGCCGACGGCACCGTGCTCTTCGCCGGCGCCGTCTCCTCCGGCTACGCACACCTGATCCTGATCCAACACCGGATCGGCGGGCGTCAGCTGGTCTCTGGCTACGCCCACATGTACGCCGACGGCATCGACGTACGGAAAGGCCAGACCATCACCGCAGGTCAACGGATCGGCGTCGTCGGCGCAGACGGCAAGGCCACCGGCCCTCATCTCCACTTCGAGATCCGGGTCGGCGGCCCCAACGGTTCGACCATCAATCCGGAGCCCTGGCTCGCCCACCACGACGCCGCCGAAGGACCACCCGCGTCATCTGGCGACACGGCAGAGTGCGCCCCCGACTCCCCCGCACGCCCTGCACTACCTTTCCCCGGCGGCAACCCCAACCGCCTCGTCGACGACCCCACTACCGGCGGTCGGATCACCGCCCGCATGGCCTACGTCCTCGGCCAGGCCCGACGTCAGTTCCCGACCTCGCAGTGGTCATGCTGGCGCTCCGACAACCCCGTCTCCGACCACCCCCACGGCCGGGCCTGCGACGGTACCTTCGGCAACCCCATCGGCACCCGCGCCACCGGCCCCGCCCTCGACCTCGGCTGGCGCGTCACGAACTGGCTCCAAACCAACGCCCGCACACTCGGCGTCGCCTACCTCATCTGGCAAGGAAAGATCTGGTCGGTCGCCCGAGCCGACGAAGGCTGGCGCAGCTACGACGGCGGCGGGCGGTACAACCCAGCCGACGTCACCGGCGGCCACTGGGACCACCTGCACCTCTCCGTGAGCTGA